A stretch of DNA from Deltaproteobacteria bacterium:
TGCGATATTGGCGGCGGCTGGGCAGGAGAAGGAAACATCCAAGCTGACCCGCTGTTTTTGGGAGGCGGCGATTATCACCTGGGCATCGGTTCGCCAGCCAAAGATGCCGGAAACAATGATCCCCCAAACCTTCCGAAAACGGACATGGACGGAGACTCCCGCATCATGGACGGTATCGTTGATATGGGTGCCGACGAATACCCCGGGGCCGTTGTGACGGTAGCCCATTTCAGGGGAACCCCGACGACCGGTTCAGCGCCGCTGACTGTAAACTTTACAGACCAATCCTTTGGCACGGTCGATTCCTGGTTTTGGGAATTTGGAGACGGACAAACCAGTACCCAACAGAATCCATCTCATACGTACACTTACGAGGACGACTTCACGGTCTCGCTGACGGTCGACGGCGCCAGCGGCGGGGATACGCAAACGCGGGTGGACTATGTCCAAGTTTTGGAACCGCCTCTGGCGGCTGACTTTACGGCCGTTCCCACCGCTGGCATTGCCCCCTTGACAGTCGATTTTACAGACCAATCAGCCGGCACGGTAACGGGCTGGTCTTGGACTTTTGGTGACGGTGAATCGAGTACCGATCAAAATCCATCCCATACCTATACTAGTGCTGGTAGGTTTACTGTAATCCTGGACATAACAGGTCCTGGTGGTGAAGAGAGTGAAAGGAAGGTCGGCTATATCGACGTTGCCGAGCCTGTCCCGGTGGCTGGTTTCACGGCCGATATCACCACCGGCGCGGCCCCTTTGACCGTCCAATTCACCGACCAATCAACCGGTGAGATAACCAACTGGTTTTGGGATTTTGGGGACGGAGGATCGGGTATAGCAGTCAATCCCTCGCATACCTATAATGAGGCTGGCGACTATACGGTATCTCTAACGGTAAAGGGTCCTGGTGGAGAGGGGACAGAATTAGAGACAGGCTATATTCACGTTGACGAACCTCTTCCGCCAGTCGCTGATTTCACAGCCAGTCCTACCAATGGCACCGCGGCTTTGACCGTTCAGTTCACGGACCAATCAAGTAGTGTTGTCACGGGTTGGTCTTGGGACTTTGGGGACGGGGGAGCCAGTACCCAACAGCATCCTGCCCATAATTATGACGAAGCCGGCGATTACACGGTATCTTTAACGGTAATTGGGCCAGGCGGGGAGGATACCGAAGTAAAGGAAAGCTACATCCATGTGTCCGGATCCATATGCGAATGCAAACTCGTTCCCGACAACACCATTGTTGTCAGAGGTGGTACGCTGGGCTTTCAGGCCAGTGTTACAAATAACACGGGAGGAACGGGCACGGTTCTCTTTGGCACCAAGGTGACAAAGCCAGACGCAAGCCAGACTGGATTCATATGGGGTCCTCTTCAGGTCTATTTAAATCCACATCAAACGAAATCTGGACACAAAACCCATACCATTCCTTCTGGTTTTGCTTTGGGGTCATACACTTACCACGGCTATGTGGGACGATATGGCAATATCTACCATGAATGTGAGTTTGTTTTTGAAGTTGTCTCTGAATAGGAAAAAGTGACACGTTTAGGTGGAAGGACTCTGCAAGGGCTGAGCCATTCTGACGGACAAAACAAAGCTACCCATATTAAGGCAGGGTCACACTAGCAGCGGCTCTGCCTTAATTGCATTCTAGGCGTTATTCTGCAATTGGTTTCCAAGGTTTCTCAGGCGACGGCATTAACGATACCTATAGGGAGTAGTGCTTTGTCCCACCGATTAACAATATGAGTTCTATCCCGACTATAAGAGCGATGATTCCAATGAGAGAGTTATATTGCCAGTGATCTGCAACCAGGGAGTATCTCATGAAGTAAATATTTATAAAACCCAATACCGGCAAGAGCGTTACCACGAAATATCCAAGTCCCAACAAGAATGCCCGTCCCCAAGTTTTTCTATATCGCCAGAAGAGTATCATGCAGGCAAATAATGCCAGTAAAGGCATGAAGGACGTCCAAGTGTAGGAACATGATAACCCATGGCATTTGCACCCCACAAGTGCCACTCCAGCCATAGCATGGTCGACACCAGTGAGAAATAATCGGGGGGCTCTGTAGTAAACCAAAAACGGTACAACCCATCGTCCGCGTGGATGAGCTCGTTTTCTGTCAGGAAGACATCGTCGTCCCACACGAATCCAGCCAGCATAGCAGGGAGATAAGCAAGCAGTGTAATCAGAACAATAGCACTGCCACGGCTGATTGTGCTTGACGATAGATTCATATCTTTCTTGTTGACTGGTGTTAAACCAGGCCAGAAACGCGGGCGACTCAACCACGGGTCATAGTTTTTGCTTATACACAAATAAACAGTTAGGAGTCAGATGGTATTTGCCTGCTTTGGCATTATCCAGTGCGAGGTTCTTGCAGACATTCGGCTTGTTGTCAGGATGGCTATGGCGATCAACTCCAATTATGCAATGGCTCACAACAGTCTCGGCGCTGCTCTCATGACACGAGGGAGGGTTAAGGAGGCCATTACTCATTTTTCCCGAGCAGTCCAGGTCAACCCCGACTATGACGATGCGCGGAAAAACTTGCGAATTGCCCTGCAACAGACGGACGGATCCGGCGATAGGGCCAAGGCCCATAATAGCCGGGCAATCGCGCTAGCCGGCGAAGGCAAGCTGGATGAGGCCGTTGCACATCTTGCCGAAGCCCTGCGTTGTCGCCCGGAGTTCGCCGAAGCCCATTACAACATGGGAAATGCCCTGGCCGGGCTGGCCAAGCTTGATGAGGCGATTGTTCACTACTTGGAGGCTGTCCGTATCAGACCCGATTATGCGGAGGCCCACAACAACCTGGGTATTGCCCTTGCCCAACATGGGAAGCCGAAAGAAGCCATGAACCATTTTTTCCAGGCCCTACAAATCAGGCCGAGTTTTTCAGAGGCCAGGAATAATCTGATACGGCTTCAGAAAACGGCACCCTCGCCCTAGGCTCACACTTAGGACAGCCAGTTTGATAACAAACCCTGATTTTTAGTCGCGAGCTTCACTCATTGTTCTCGTTATTTAGCATGTCCTCGGGTTGTCGTTTCTTCTCAAAGTATTGAATTGCCTCTTCCTGTTCAGCATCCATTTGACCCATTTGTTCCTTCGACGCCTTAAGTATGAGGTCGCGTTTGTTTTTTCCTGCCTTTGCCCGCTTCGCTAGCAGGTGATGTACCAAGGTCTTTAGATCGGTCAGGGACAAATCATTCCCAAATACACCATCTTGTGCCAGCGTCATTAAGGTCTTTGCCAAATCTCCGTCAATTTCAACGGAGACTTTGGGGCCAAAGTCAAGATCATCAGATAAATCGTATTCTACAATTGTCACGGCTCAACCCTCCTACAATAAGCTAAAATGATTCATATTGCTAAGAACGTTTTTTATAGACCAGCACGATCCCAAGACTGGAGCTTTTTGCGAAAAAACATGCGCGAAATAGTGGACGATCTGATGATTTGCTTAACGAAAAAAAGCACACGGACTAATTCCGGCGCTGTGCGCTGACCGTGACCGCCTCCCCATCCGCCTTGCCGTTCACCGACCGGGTAAGATGTGCAATCTCCGGTTGTTTGACAAATGTCGGATGCGAGCATTCGACGGGGTTCTTGGGTTTTTCCTTTTTGTGCCGACCACGCGATCGACTTTCGCTTGTCTTGTCCAGCATTTTTAATATGATATCATATTTGCCGTTACATTACCAGTATCAACGGTTCACGATTATGGGTATTCACTAAATCAAGTAGGATACCGTAGCATTGTCTCGGCCTTAGGGTGTAACCCGTTGGTGTGGGCCTTATTTGATGCCAGTCCTGGGTTTTGATGCTTGTTTTGGACCAGATTTAAGTTCCAATGCCCGGCACAGCGCCTCAGAAAAGTGGCTTACCGTTCCGGAGAGATCACCTTGTGTAGCCATCGAATATCCCAAGGCCAGCATCTTTGAATACATTGAAATCTTCTACAACCGTCAACTCCGCCATTCTCAGCGAACTACCTTTCCCCTGCGGATTATGAGTATTGGGCTCTGACGGCTTAACTCTGTGTCCACTTTTTCGGGGCAAGACCACCACGGCTAATTGTCCTTAACGATAAATTCACATTCTGTTTGTTGACTGGTGTTAAACCAGGCCAGAAACGCGGGCGACTCAACCACGGGTTATAGCTTTTGCTTATACACAAATAAACAGTTGGGAGTCAGATGGTATTTGCCTTTTTTGGCATTATCCAATGTGAGGTTTTTGCAAATATTCGGCTTGTTGTCAGGATGACCGGAACACAAGTTTTCGCTGGTGAGAAGACCACACCGCTTATGAACTGATAAAAGTCCTGGGGTAAACCTGCAGTCCTCTTCGGGAATAAGAAGGACATCGTTTTGCACTTCGATGCCGTGCAGCTCAAAATACCACTTAAGATCTGTGGTCATTGGTATACGCACCCCAACAATCGTATCTTCAACCGCTACGTCACTCGTGGGCCCAATGGGAAAGTAGAATTGGCTGCAACATTCCGCCTGACAGTGTATCAACCAGCACAGACAGTTGTCGCAGCCCTCGGCTTGCTCATTTAACGTGATGTTCTGATGCAACATTTTAACTTTGACGTTACCCAGGTCTCAGAAACCTTCGCCTTTTGTCCCGCTTGAAGCGGGATTAGCAGTTTCACCAGGCACTTATTTCGTTAAAGCAGAATTTGAGGCGCAAAGAGCGCGGTGGCAATTGCATTACATGTTGAACTTACTCTAAGATGTGAAAGTGAACTGGTATTTCCAGCATCTCGTTGTGTTCTTGATTGGTATGAATTCTGAGAAGGTCGTTGTTTTGTCCTTTGGTGAGCTTCTCCAGAATCGGTTTAAGCAGAAGCTGGTACCTCTTTCCGGGCTGCAGTTCCTTTGTAGAAACTGTAAAAAACGATTTTTCAAGTTCCACTTTCTTTATCTTCAGATTATTACCTTTGGCCAAGTAGACCATGACTTGTCGGGTTGCAACAAAACTGCCAGACTGGCGCATCTGGGTTAAATCTTTTTCCGGCATGGAACCAAAGGTGAGCACCTTTGGCCTGGCCACAACAAGGGGCTGGATGGCGCCCAGTATCTGGATCTTGATCTCGGGTTCGTCGACATAATTGGTCAGGAGTCTGACTTCCCCTGCATAGAACCCTTCGTCTTTCAGGAGATTCTTGAAACTTACCACGTAACTGCCTTCCTCTTTCTTTCTGTGTAATGCAACTTCTACTTTCTCTGGGAGGGACATGGAAATGATTTCGAGTTGCAAGTGCTCCTGCTTCTGTCCCTTGACAATCACGGTGTTTGTGATGTCTTCATGCACCATTCCTCTAAGGAATACTCTATTTGTGCCCACGAGTATGGGCGCCCAAATATTTCCTGCAATGGCAATGTTCAACTTTGGATTATTTAGGTCATTGCTGAAGACCCGAGCGGTTTTGTGTATTCTGCCGCGTAAATTTTTTGTCTGGATTTTGAGTGTAATTTTACCCTTCCCGCCGGGAGGGATGGTCCGGTCATACTGGACCACAACGCAACCTCAATCAGATTGGATTTTGGTGATTTCCAGCGGTGTTGTTCCTTCATTCAGCACAGGGTATGCATACGCTACCACCTCTCCTTTCGGTACCTCTCCCCAGTCATAGGTAGGTTCTGGTATTTTAATGATGGGGTTGCTGTTGTCTGCTTCACCTGCTGTTGGCGAGAGCGCCATGGGAAGCAACAACGTCCAAGCCAGAAAAACTGCCGTTATGCATCTTATCATTGTAATCTCCCTATCGTGGTATTTAACGCCATGGCGTATCAGGACCTTCGGTGCAACGCCTGCGTTGCTTTTTATCTTCTGTGCGCTTTTAGGTCCCGAATGAATTGGAGGTGGACCTTGAAACCGAGTTCAATAGCTTTGTCACAGTGCTTGATGGCACTCTTGTATTCTTTTTTCAAAAAATAGACAATAGCCAGATTATTGTGTGCTTCTGCAAGAAAAGGATCTGCAAGAAGAGCTTCTTTATATGCCCTGATTGCCGAGTCCAATTGTCCCCAGTTTCTATGTATGATACCCAAATTGAAATGGGCTTCACCGTCTTTCGGGTTTGTCTTCAGGGCCTTTTTATACTCGACAAAGGCATTTTCCAACATCCCTTGTGAGTGGAAAACTGCTCCCAGGGCCGTTCTAGCCTTGCTCAAGTGGGGATCAAGGTCAAGGGCCTTGTTGAATTCACTCACGGCCTTTTTCAGGTCGCCTCTGGCTCGGCATGCTCCGCCCAAATGATAGTGCACCCAGGGCATATTGTTATCTATGGCAAGCGCTTTTTTAAACTGAAGGAACGCCTCATTTACATTGCCCTTTTCCCAGTAGATCGTACCAAGGACATGTTGTGCTGCAGCATTATGAGGGTTGCAGCTCAGGATCTTTTCACAGAGCCCAACAGCCTTGTCATATCGCTCTGCCTGTTGGTATACTTCCGCCAGCCGTATGGCCATAGCCTGATCGCGGGGGTTTTCCTTAACATAAGATTCGAGAATACGAATTTCTCTATTAATCTTGTCGGAGTCCCTACTAAGAGATTCCTCATAACCGTAGTGACGAATGACAATCCCTGGCTCGTCAAGGATTTGCCATCCTGCTTCTGAGGCCAAAATATCGTCAACGCTCGTCCGGATCGTTTCGTGATAAGCTCGGGTGTATTCGATTCGTGGATGATTTCGAAAAAGCCTGCCGGACTTGAAAAACCGTTTTGCATATGTCGGTCCATTGTCAATGGAGATCATGTAAGCAAGTGGCCATGGATTCTTCAACACCTTTCTAAGCCGTTTTGCTGACTTCTCAAGAAGTTCTTCATCTGCATCGATGTGGAGTATCCATTCCCCGGTGGCGTGTTTGATGGCTGCGTTTCGTGCGGCAGAGAAATCATCACACCATTTGAACTCATGGATCATGGCACCAAAATCCAAAGCTACTGACATTGTATTGTCCTGCGATCCGGTATCCACGACCACCAGTTGATCCGCAATGGGTCTAACACTCTTGAGACATCGCGGCAGCAGCTTTTCTTCGTTGCGGACAATCATGCATACACTCGCCTCGGCTTGTCGGGCAGCACACCCGGTTTGGCTGTTATTTTATCTATCATCATTTGATGTTTCTTTTCATAATAGAGTTTGTCTATGTCCGCCCCGATGGCAGGTTGTTCTGAAAGAGGATTTGTGTATCAACCTGATTCTATCCATGAATGGTGCTTTCTATCAGTTTTTTTGGGTGTTGGGAAATGATACAAGCCACAGAGTTAACCGCCAACCCTCCGAGCCGACGATGATGGCTTTGCCGTCTGCGGTAAAGCAGCCGCTTTCGCCGCTGCGGCGCTGAGGAAAAGGTATTGCTTTCGGCTTTCTGGCAAAAGCGTTCTCCCATGTTTCGTCGTGGTGTCTGGCAAAGAAATAGGCCCCTTCATAAGTTACGACCAGCGCCCCCTTCCGTCTGGTGCAAGATCCATGGCCGTGGGTTGTCGAAGATGGGTAAACTCTACGCTCGGATGAGCAACCAGGTGTCCCTTACCATCCGGACGCAAAGGCAGCGTGTAAAGCACGGCCGGAACAGTACGCTTAGGGAGCAAGAAAACTCTATTTGAGGCAACATCTACTGCCATAGCTTCGCAGTCACGGGGGCCATCTACGTATCTGAACGTCAACTGCCAGGCTACAGGTATCGTTAGGTCCTCAGGTGCTTTGTCAGGCCTTAAGGCTGGTTCTTCCAGGACGTAGAGTACGGATTCCCGTGGCTTAGCCCTGTTGTTGCCGACATCGGCCACTACCAGCCAGTCCTTTCCCTGCCAGGTGAAAGCTGCAATATCCTCCCAGTCGACAGCTCGAGCCCCCTGAATATGCATGGTCGCCAGGTGTCGTCCACTCCTACTGCAGGCAAAAAGGCGCGGCTTTCCTCCGGAGTCGTTGTGTGTCCAAAGAACACCTAATTGGCGCCGAGAAGCGGCAAGTCCGCTGGATTCCGTCAGGGCTGGGTGTTCCAATCTGCCAATCTTTTTGACAGGGCCAGCCTGCTCTGTCCGAGACGATTCTCCGGCGATGGCCACTAAACCGAAAACTAAAACGAGCAGAAAAAATGATAAGCATTGAACGACTACGGGGTGGACATTTCCGAGATGGTGCCTGGGGCCAAGTCTTGAGGGCTGTTGGTTGTTCATGAGATGAAAAGGGGTCAAGGACCGATCACCTCCAGGAAGGCAACGATGGAGCGTTTGGGTAGGGTTTTTGTGGGTTCAACGGGCTGGCCCGGGCAGTTGGCTGTGCAGGAAACATGGATGAAGCCGTCATTGCCTTTACCGTTTAGGGGGATAAGAATCTGTCGGGGCTTACCATTTTGA
This window harbors:
- a CDS encoding tetratricopeptide repeat protein, encoding MIVRNEEKLLPRCLKSVRPIADQLVVVDTGSQDNTMSVALDFGAMIHEFKWCDDFSAARNAAIKHATGEWILHIDADEELLEKSAKRLRKVLKNPWPLAYMISIDNGPTYAKRFFKSGRLFRNHPRIEYTRAYHETIRTSVDDILASEAGWQILDEPGIVIRHYGYEESLSRDSDKINREIRILESYVKENPRDQAMAIRLAEVYQQAERYDKAVGLCEKILSCNPHNAAAQHVLGTIYWEKGNVNEAFLQFKKALAIDNNMPWVHYHLGGACRARGDLKKAVSEFNKALDLDPHLSKARTALGAVFHSQGMLENAFVEYKKALKTNPKDGEAHFNLGIIHRNWGQLDSAIRAYKEALLADPFLAEAHNNLAIVYFLKKEYKSAIKHCDKAIELGFKVHLQFIRDLKAHRR
- a CDS encoding tetratricopeptide repeat protein; this encodes MVFACFGIIQCEVLADIRLVVRMAMAINSNYAMAHNSLGAALMTRGRVKEAITHFSRAVQVNPDYDDARKNLRIALQQTDGSGDRAKAHNSRAIALAGEGKLDEAVAHLAEALRCRPEFAEAHYNMGNALAGLAKLDEAIVHYLEAVRIRPDYAEAHNNLGIALAQHGKPKEAMNHFFQALQIRPSFSEARNNLIRLQKTAPSP